From a region of the Kiritimatiellia bacterium genome:
- a CDS encoding helix-turn-helix transcriptional regulator produces the protein HQPISVADVVAQIGASRRFAERHFKSVTGRTILDEIRRVRLERVCTLLAESNLPISEITRECGFERESYLSRLFRQRFDQTMSAYRTAARTR, from the coding sequence CCACCAGCCGATCAGCGTGGCGGATGTGGTCGCCCAGATCGGCGCGTCGCGCCGTTTCGCCGAACGGCATTTCAAAAGTGTCACCGGACGCACGATTCTTGACGAGATCCGGCGCGTGCGGCTCGAGCGCGTCTGCACGCTGCTGGCGGAATCCAATCTGCCGATCAGTGAAATCACCCGGGAGTGCGGGTTCGAGCGGGAAAGCTACTTGTCGCGCCTGTTCCGGCAGCGCTTTGATCAGACCATGAGCGCGTATCGCACGGCGGCACGCACCCGGTGA